The Cellulomonas fulva genome includes a window with the following:
- a CDS encoding Rv3235 family protein: MTALTVAESADPTALEQSFAHGLGARRTRPGPGAAPAVPRVRPLRDLHPPRVPHAPARPEQGTERRRSDGRPPSLRSRVAVLRAADAETLGDPDVVDTERPEQDPRSVTHALALASVEALVGRRSVAQLARWLAPGVYEALRARAGATLRAVGPGASGRAAVVRSLRLCPVEPHVLEASAVVDDGRRVRAVALRLESHRRTWRVTALEIG, encoded by the coding sequence CGCGCTGGAGCAGTCGTTCGCGCACGGCCTCGGTGCGCGCCGGACGCGCCCCGGTCCGGGTGCGGCACCGGCGGTCCCCCGGGTCCGTCCCCTGCGCGACCTGCACCCGCCGCGCGTCCCGCACGCGCCCGCGCGTCCCGAGCAGGGCACCGAACGTCGACGCTCCGACGGACGCCCGCCCAGCCTGCGCTCCCGTGTCGCCGTGCTCCGTGCCGCCGACGCGGAGACGCTCGGCGATCCCGACGTCGTGGACACCGAGCGCCCCGAGCAGGACCCACGCTCGGTGACGCACGCCCTCGCGCTGGCCAGCGTCGAGGCACTGGTGGGCCGCCGGTCGGTGGCCCAGCTCGCGCGATGGCTCGCGCCCGGCGTCTACGAGGCACTGCGCGCCCGCGCCGGCGCGACGCTCCGCGCGGTCGGACCCGGTGCCTCCGGGCGGGCCGCGGTCGTGCGCTCCCTGCGGCTGTGCCCGGTCGAGCCGCACGTCCTCGAGGCGTCCGCGGTCGTCGACGACGGGCGTCGCGTCCGGGCCGTCGCGCTGCGGCTCGAGTCGCACCGCCGCACGTGGCGCGTCACCGCCCTGGAGATCGGCTGA
- a CDS encoding winged helix-turn-helix domain-containing protein — protein sequence MGCVTTPQLTIPQARRTALAAQGLHRARPERGSVGIRQVQQVIDRIGLLQIDSVNVLARAHLLPLYSRLGPYDPALLDRAAGRPPRRLMEAWAHVASYVPPTTYRLLEWRRRADRDRLGGRLVDGVPLRSSAVLGEVRALIAERGPVTSAQVHALLEDRFPRTGTEWGWNWTVAKSALEYLFIVGDAAVAGRTSAFERRYDLAERVLPADVQALPEPSDADAVRGLVEISARAHGIGTERCLADYFRLGQAATRQAVGELVEEGVLERVRVVGWDRPVVRHAQAALPRTAGGVALLSPFDPLVFERRRLEELFGLRYRIEIYVPAAQRRWGYYVHPFLLGDEIAALVDLKADRASRRLLVQAAHRAPAADTADGGRPGGRRSDDEVAQALARELRLVAEWLALDDVVAGPDALGGDLMAPVLRALASGQSG from the coding sequence ATGGGGTGCGTGACCACGCCCCAGCTGACGATCCCGCAGGCGCGTCGCACCGCGCTGGCCGCGCAGGGCCTGCACCGGGCGCGGCCCGAGCGCGGCTCGGTCGGCATCCGCCAGGTGCAGCAGGTGATCGACCGCATCGGGCTGCTGCAGATCGACTCGGTCAACGTCCTCGCCCGGGCGCACCTGCTGCCGCTGTACTCCCGCCTCGGCCCGTACGACCCGGCGCTCCTCGACCGCGCGGCGGGCCGCCCGCCGCGCCGGCTCATGGAGGCGTGGGCGCACGTGGCGTCGTACGTGCCTCCGACGACGTACCGGCTGCTCGAGTGGCGGCGCCGTGCCGACCGCGACCGGTTGGGCGGGCGGCTCGTCGACGGCGTGCCGCTGCGGTCCTCGGCCGTGCTCGGCGAGGTCCGCGCGCTGATCGCCGAGCGCGGTCCCGTCACCTCCGCCCAGGTGCATGCGCTGCTCGAGGACCGCTTCCCCCGGACCGGCACCGAGTGGGGCTGGAACTGGACGGTGGCGAAGAGCGCGCTGGAGTACCTGTTCATCGTCGGCGACGCCGCGGTCGCGGGGCGCACGTCGGCGTTCGAGCGGCGGTACGACCTCGCGGAGCGCGTGCTCCCGGCCGACGTGCAGGCGCTGCCGGAACCGTCGGACGCGGACGCGGTCCGCGGGCTCGTCGAGATCTCGGCGCGCGCCCACGGCATCGGCACCGAGCGCTGCCTCGCGGACTACTTCCGGCTCGGCCAGGCCGCCACCCGGCAGGCGGTGGGGGAGCTGGTGGAGGAAGGGGTGCTCGAGCGCGTCCGCGTCGTCGGCTGGGACCGGCCGGTCGTCCGGCACGCGCAGGCGGCGCTCCCGCGCACCGCCGGAGGGGTGGCCCTGCTGAGCCCGTTCGACCCGCTGGTGTTCGAGCGGCGCCGTCTCGAGGAGCTGTTCGGGCTGCGCTACCGGATCGAGATCTACGTGCCCGCGGCACAGCGCCGCTGGGGCTACTACGTGCATCCCTTCCTGCTCGGCGACGAGATCGCCGCGCTCGTCGACCTCAAGGCGGACCGCGCCTCCCGGCGGCTGCTCGTCCAGGCGGCGCACCGGGCCCCGGCGGCCGACACGGCCGACGGCGGGAGGCCGGGCGGCCGCCGGTCGGACGACGAGGTGGCGCAGGCACTGGCGCGGGAGCTGCGCCTGGTCGCCGAGTGGCTCGCGCTCGACGACGTCGTCGCCGGGCCCGACGCGCTGGGCGGGGACCTGATGGCGCCCGTGCTCCGTGCGCTGGCGTCGGGCCAGAGCGGGTGA
- the hpf gene encoding ribosome hibernation-promoting factor, HPF/YfiA family, with translation MEIVVAGRHTEVSSKFRAHLTDKLAKIEQLAPRAQRIDVLVSHEANPRQADSSERVELTVVDKGPVIRAEACADDRYAALDLALAKLLERLRRTRDRRKDHRNHTPLTPVDVRPPEQMAAEPEAASSTDADGTVETTLGDSPVVIREKTHEALPMTLDDALYEMELVGHDFYLFVDAETAQPAVAYRRRGWSYGVIKLDTPVTGVPSEESQAARVG, from the coding sequence ATGGAGATCGTGGTTGCCGGCCGGCACACGGAGGTGTCGTCGAAGTTCCGGGCGCACCTGACCGACAAGCTCGCGAAGATCGAGCAGCTGGCCCCCCGCGCGCAGCGGATCGACGTCCTCGTGTCGCACGAGGCCAACCCTCGTCAGGCGGACAGCTCGGAGCGGGTCGAGCTGACGGTCGTGGACAAGGGACCCGTCATCCGCGCCGAGGCGTGCGCGGACGACAGGTACGCCGCGCTGGACCTCGCGCTCGCCAAGCTGCTCGAGCGCCTGCGCCGGACGCGGGACCGCCGCAAGGACCACCGCAACCACACTCCGCTCACGCCCGTCGACGTGAGGCCGCCGGAGCAGATGGCCGCCGAGCCGGAGGCCGCGTCGTCCACCGACGCGGACGGCACGGTCGAGACCACGCTCGGGGACTCACCGGTCGTCATCCGGGAGAAGACGCACGAGGCGCTGCCGATGACGCTCGACGACGCGCTGTACGAGATGGAGCTCGTCGGGCACGACTTCTACCTCTTCGTCGACGCCGAGACCGCGCAGCCCGCGGTGGCCTACCGCCGACGGGGCTGGAGCTACGGCGTCATCAAGCTCGACACGCCCGTGACCGGCGTCCCCTCCGAGGAGTCGCAGGCGGCACGCGTCGGCTGA
- the secA gene encoding preprotein translocase subunit SecA — MSAILEKVLRLGEGRVLKKLSGIAEQVNALEDAFESLSDAELREETDRFKVRLAEGETLDDLLPEAFAAVREASRRTLGQRHFDVQLMGGAALHLGNIAEMKTGEGKTLVATAPAYLNALSGKGVHVVTVNDYLASYQSELMGRVFRFLGLTTGCILSSQTPSERREQYAADITYGTNNEFGFDYLRDNMAWSTDELVQRGHNFAIVDEVDSILIDEARTPLIISGPASGDANRWYGEFAKVVRRLQAERDYEVDEKKRTIGVLEPGIERVEDYLGIDNLYESLNTPLIGFLNNAIKAKELFKRDKDYVVMNGEVLIVDEHTGRILPGRRYNEGMHQAIEAKEGVAIKAENQTLATITLQNYFRLYGKLAGMTGTAETEAAEFQGTYKLGVVPIPTNRPMQRIDQKDLVYKSEDGKFDSVVEDIVERHAKGQPVLVGTTSVEKSELLSTKLRKVGVPHEVLNAKHHAREASIVAQAGRKGAVTVATNMAGRGTDIMLGGNAEFMAVADLADRGLDPAENAEEYEAAWPGALEKAREAVKAEHDEVVELGGLYVLGTERHESRRIDNQLRGRSGRQGDPGESRFYLSLQDDLMRLFNSGLAESMMTRAGFPEDMPLESKIVTRGIQSAQSQVEARNFEIRKNVLKYDDVMSRQREVIYEQRRRVLEGEDLQEQVGHFRSDVLRAYIEGATAEGRPEDWDLDALWTALRAVYPVTIEPDDVVEEAGGPTRLSQELLQRELLSDAEVAYREREQTIGEANMRQLERRVTLSVLDRKWREHLYEMDYLKEGIGLRAMAQRDPLVEYQREGFQLFNAMTDAIKEETVGFLFNLQVQVQDGEAAEGGTQDAPVVSADSAAATAGSGPRLVAKGIDGPQERVPLQYSAPSVDGDAGVVTNAADPQDAPVADDAQAGNRQERRRAAKRKR; from the coding sequence GTGTCAGCGATCCTCGAGAAGGTCCTGCGGCTCGGTGAGGGCCGGGTCCTCAAGAAGCTGTCGGGCATCGCCGAGCAGGTCAACGCCCTCGAGGACGCCTTCGAGTCGCTCTCCGACGCGGAGCTGCGCGAGGAGACGGACCGGTTCAAGGTCCGCCTGGCCGAGGGGGAGACGCTCGACGACCTGCTGCCGGAGGCGTTCGCCGCGGTCCGCGAGGCCTCGCGCCGCACGCTGGGCCAGCGCCACTTCGACGTCCAGCTGATGGGTGGCGCCGCGCTGCACCTGGGCAACATCGCGGAGATGAAGACCGGTGAGGGCAAGACGCTCGTCGCGACCGCCCCCGCGTACCTCAACGCGCTGTCGGGCAAGGGCGTCCACGTCGTCACGGTCAACGACTACCTCGCGAGCTACCAGAGCGAGCTCATGGGCCGCGTGTTCCGGTTCCTGGGGCTGACCACGGGCTGCATCCTGTCCTCGCAGACGCCGTCGGAGCGCCGCGAGCAGTACGCCGCCGACATCACGTACGGCACCAACAACGAGTTCGGCTTCGACTACCTGCGCGACAACATGGCGTGGAGCACCGACGAGCTCGTGCAGCGCGGCCACAACTTCGCGATCGTCGACGAGGTCGACTCGATCCTCATCGACGAGGCGCGCACCCCGCTGATCATCTCCGGCCCGGCCTCGGGCGACGCCAACCGCTGGTACGGCGAGTTCGCGAAGGTCGTGCGGCGCCTGCAGGCCGAGCGCGACTACGAGGTGGACGAGAAGAAGCGCACGATCGGCGTGCTCGAGCCCGGCATCGAGCGGGTCGAGGACTACCTGGGCATCGACAACCTCTACGAGTCCCTGAACACGCCGCTGATCGGCTTCCTCAACAACGCGATCAAGGCCAAGGAGCTGTTCAAGCGCGACAAGGACTACGTCGTCATGAACGGCGAGGTCCTCATCGTCGACGAGCACACGGGCCGCATCCTGCCCGGCCGTCGCTACAACGAGGGCATGCACCAGGCGATCGAGGCCAAGGAAGGCGTCGCGATCAAGGCGGAGAACCAGACGCTCGCCACGATCACGCTGCAGAACTACTTCCGCCTGTACGGCAAGCTCGCGGGGATGACCGGTACGGCCGAGACCGAGGCCGCCGAGTTCCAGGGCACGTACAAGCTCGGCGTCGTGCCGATCCCGACCAACCGCCCGATGCAGCGCATCGACCAGAAGGACCTCGTCTACAAGAGCGAGGACGGCAAGTTCGACTCCGTGGTCGAGGACATCGTCGAGCGTCACGCCAAGGGCCAGCCGGTCCTGGTGGGCACGACGAGCGTCGAGAAGTCGGAGCTCCTGTCCACCAAGCTCCGCAAGGTCGGCGTCCCGCACGAGGTGCTCAACGCGAAGCACCACGCCCGCGAGGCCTCGATCGTCGCCCAGGCGGGCCGCAAGGGCGCTGTGACGGTCGCGACCAACATGGCCGGCCGCGGCACCGACATCATGCTCGGCGGCAACGCCGAGTTCATGGCCGTCGCGGACCTCGCCGACCGCGGGCTCGACCCGGCCGAGAACGCGGAGGAGTACGAGGCCGCGTGGCCGGGCGCGCTGGAGAAGGCGCGCGAGGCCGTGAAGGCGGAGCACGACGAGGTGGTCGAGCTCGGCGGCCTGTACGTGCTCGGCACCGAGCGCCACGAGTCGCGCCGCATCGACAACCAGCTGCGCGGCCGCTCCGGTCGTCAGGGCGACCCGGGCGAGTCCCGGTTCTACCTGTCGCTGCAGGACGACCTGATGCGCCTGTTCAACTCGGGCCTGGCGGAGTCGATGATGACGCGCGCGGGCTTCCCCGAGGACATGCCGCTCGAGTCCAAGATCGTGACCCGCGGCATCCAGTCCGCGCAGTCGCAGGTCGAGGCGCGGAACTTCGAGATCCGCAAGAACGTGCTGAAGTACGACGACGTGATGTCCCGGCAGCGCGAGGTCATCTACGAGCAGCGTCGCCGCGTGCTCGAGGGCGAGGACCTGCAGGAGCAGGTCGGACACTTCCGGTCCGACGTGCTGCGGGCGTACATCGAGGGCGCGACGGCCGAGGGTCGCCCGGAGGACTGGGACCTCGACGCGCTGTGGACGGCGCTGCGCGCCGTGTACCCCGTGACGATCGAGCCCGACGACGTCGTGGAGGAGGCGGGAGGCCCGACGCGCCTCTCGCAGGAGCTGCTCCAGCGTGAGCTGCTCTCCGACGCCGAGGTCGCGTACCGCGAGCGTGAGCAGACGATCGGCGAGGCGAACATGCGCCAGCTCGAGCGGCGCGTCACGCTGTCCGTGCTCGACCGCAAGTGGCGCGAGCACCTGTACGAGATGGACTACCTCAAGGAGGGCATCGGGCTGCGCGCGATGGCGCAGCGCGACCCGCTCGTCGAGTACCAGCGCGAGGGCTTCCAGCTCTTCAACGCGATGACCGACGCGATCAAGGAGGAGACCGTCGGCTTCCTGTTCAACCTGCAGGTGCAGGTGCAGGACGGCGAGGCTGCCGAGGGCGGCACGCAGGACGCACCCGTGGTCAGCGCCGACTCCGCCGCGGCGACTGCCGGCTCGGGGCCTCGCCTGGTCGCCAAGGGCATCGACGGACCGCAGGAGCGCGTGCCGCTGCAGTACTCGGCCCCGTCGGTCGACGGTGACGCGGGCGTCGTGACGAACGCCGCCGACCCGCAGGACGCGCCCGTCGCGGACGACGCGCAGGCGGGCAACCGTCAGGAGCGCCGTCGCGCGGCCAAGCGCAAGCGCTGA
- a CDS encoding EamA family transporter: MTRRADFLLVALAGVLWGTGGLAGAELGDAAGIDPAAVACYRLLGGGGLLLVVLVALRRLRGVLVAGRVRRDVAARVLGTAVLIAAFEAAYFEAVERAGVAVATLVTLGTAPLLVAGATSLRTRSWPPPRTLLALVLALGGLLLLVLGRTDAAATDAWGIVLALVAAAAFASLTAVNARPVPGLDGLAVTALSFTLGGLLLVPFAAVAGGLGLPADGAGWGWLLFLAVVPTAAAYSAYFTGLRTVTATTATLLSLLEPLTAAVLATALRDERLGPWGVLGSSLLVLAVVVLRPRADPSPTMVGPGGAAGLPRHPERPAPGASTPGVMSVSDPREGPAAR, encoded by the coding sequence GTGACCCGCCGCGCCGACTTCCTGCTCGTCGCGCTGGCGGGCGTGCTGTGGGGCACCGGGGGCCTCGCGGGGGCCGAGCTGGGCGACGCCGCCGGGATCGACCCCGCCGCGGTCGCCTGCTACCGGCTGCTGGGTGGGGGCGGGCTCCTCCTGGTCGTGCTCGTCGCGCTCCGGCGGCTCCGCGGCGTGCTCGTCGCGGGTCGCGTCCGGCGCGACGTGGCCGCTCGGGTGCTCGGTACGGCGGTGCTGATCGCGGCCTTCGAGGCAGCGTACTTCGAGGCGGTCGAGCGGGCGGGCGTGGCGGTCGCGACGCTGGTCACCCTGGGGACGGCGCCGCTCCTGGTCGCCGGCGCGACGTCGCTCCGCACGCGCTCGTGGCCACCGCCCCGGACCCTGCTCGCGCTGGTGCTCGCGCTCGGCGGACTGCTGCTGCTCGTGCTCGGCCGGACCGACGCGGCGGCCACCGACGCGTGGGGGATCGTGCTCGCGCTCGTCGCGGCGGCCGCCTTCGCGTCGCTCACCGCGGTCAACGCCCGGCCGGTGCCGGGCCTGGACGGCCTGGCGGTCACGGCGCTGTCGTTCACGCTCGGCGGCCTGCTGCTGGTCCCGTTCGCGGCGGTCGCGGGCGGGCTCGGGCTCCCGGCCGACGGCGCGGGCTGGGGCTGGCTGCTCTTCCTCGCGGTGGTCCCCACCGCAGCGGCGTACAGCGCGTACTTCACGGGCCTGCGGACCGTGACCGCGACGACCGCGACGCTGCTGTCCCTGCTCGAGCCGCTCACCGCCGCCGTCCTCGCGACCGCCCTGCGCGACGAGAGGCTCGGGCCCTGGGGCGTGCTCGGATCGTCGTTGCTGGTCCTGGCCGTGGTCGTCCTGCGCCCACGCGCCGATCCCTCGCCTACCATGGTCGGGCCCGGCGGTGCCGCCGGGCTTCCGCGCCACCCCGAGCGGCCAGCGCCCGGGGCGTCTACACCAGGAGTCATGAGTGTCAGCGATCCTCGAGAAGGTCCTGCGGCTCGGTGA